The following coding sequences are from one Devosia yakushimensis window:
- the xdhC gene encoding xanthine dehydrogenase accessory protein XdhC: MTRSSELADFLAAHHTIIACELTSVRGSSPREQGTFMLVAMGSIFGTIGGGALEYMVIEHARRLIAEGRAEEVMDVPLGPEIGQCCGGRVGVDLRHADAAVRATLVERIAAEEAKEPQIYIFGAGHVGRALAQILALLPVRSEVIDTRQEELSALPPGVSWRRVAMPEAVVRSAPPGSSYVVLTHDHALDFLIVAEALKRADSPYVGMVGSQTKRAKFSSWFRGEGGDPALLERLISPIGRQGLGDKRPAIIAALAAAEIMVHIGQREAEIVRGRGARKLGAVNGR, encoded by the coding sequence ATGACCCGCTCCTCCGAACTCGCCGATTTCCTTGCCGCCCATCACACCATAATCGCTTGCGAACTCACCTCCGTGCGCGGCTCATCCCCGCGCGAGCAGGGCACATTCATGCTGGTTGCCATGGGCTCGATCTTTGGGACCATTGGTGGTGGGGCGCTGGAGTATATGGTCATCGAGCATGCGCGCCGCCTCATTGCCGAGGGCCGTGCCGAAGAGGTGATGGATGTGCCGCTTGGTCCCGAAATCGGCCAATGCTGCGGCGGCCGGGTCGGCGTCGACCTGCGCCATGCCGATGCCGCGGTGCGGGCGACGCTTGTCGAACGGATCGCCGCCGAAGAGGCCAAGGAGCCGCAGATCTACATTTTCGGCGCCGGCCATGTCGGGCGGGCTCTGGCGCAAATCCTGGCATTGTTGCCGGTGCGGTCCGAGGTGATCGATACGCGGCAGGAGGAGTTGAGTGCCCTGCCGCCCGGCGTATCCTGGCGGCGGGTTGCCATGCCCGAGGCAGTGGTGCGCTCAGCGCCGCCGGGCAGCAGCTATGTCGTGCTGACCCATGATCACGCGCTTGATTTCCTCATTGTCGCTGAAGCGCTCAAACGGGCCGATAGTCCCTATGTCGGCATGGTGGGGTCGCAGACCAAGCGGGCAAAGTTCTCCAGCTGGTTCCGGGGGGAAGGAGGCGATCCGGCATTGCTTGAACGGCTGATTTCTCCTATTGGCCGCCAAGGGCTTGGGGATAAGAGGCCAGCGATAATTGCGGCACTGGCGGCGGCGGAAATTATGGTCCACATTGGTCAGCGGGAAGCTGAGATTGTGCGTGGGCGGGGCGCCAGGAAACTGGGAGCCGTGAATGGACGCTAG
- the xdhB gene encoding xanthine dehydrogenase molybdopterin binding subunit, with the protein MNKHPTISRSTLHEATRHDSGPKHVSGSAEYIDDMIEPAGTMHAYLALSTKPHADIVGIDYAAVKAAPGVIGVLTAADIPGENDVSPSHKHDEPIFAIGKVHFWGQPLFAVIAETRDQARRAAHLAKVEYCDLPFALDVRAAQAAGGQLVTEPLKLERGDVAGGLENSPRRVKGSIAIGGQDHFYLEGQIAMAVPGEDEDVTVFSSTQHPSEVQLMVAHVLNIQQHAVTVNVRRMGGGFGGKETQGNLFAAVAAIAAKKWNRACKIRPDRDDDMTATGKRHDFVVDYDVGYDETGKIQAVDAVYGARAGFSSDLSGPVTDRALFHADNAYWYPAVRVRSEPLYTNTVSNTAFRGFGGPQGMMAAERWIEDIAYDLGCDPLDIRKANFYGTDTNNVTPYHQAVEDNVIHRVVEELEQSADYQARRKAILAYNAGSAVLKKGIALTPVKFGISFTATWYNQAGALVHVYKDGSIHLSHGGTEMGQGLYIKVAQVLADAFCVGLDAIKIMATSTGKVPNTSATAASSGSDLNGMAAWDAARQIKARLVTHAAKLYQCDEAAVEWVPGGIQAGEQFVEFGELIASAYMNRVQLSAAGFYQTPKIHWDRATGRGHPFYYFAYGASVSEVTVDTLTGEYTVDRVDILHDVGRSLNPAIDIGQVEGGFIQGMGWLTTEELVWDDKGQLRTKAPSTYKIPLASDVPPVFNVRLAEWSVNKEPTIGRSKAVGEPPLMLAMSVVEALSMAVASVADYRIAPRLDTPVTPERVLMGCERLKREARG; encoded by the coding sequence ATGAACAAGCACCCCACCATCTCCCGCTCGACGCTCCACGAAGCCACCCGCCATGATAGCGGGCCCAAGCATGTCTCCGGCTCGGCCGAATATATCGACGACATGATCGAGCCGGCTGGCACGATGCATGCCTATCTCGCGCTTTCAACCAAGCCGCATGCCGACATCGTTGGTATCGATTATGCCGCGGTCAAAGCCGCGCCCGGCGTTATCGGCGTGCTCACCGCCGCGGATATTCCCGGCGAGAATGATGTCAGCCCCAGCCACAAGCATGACGAGCCGATCTTTGCCATTGGCAAAGTGCATTTCTGGGGCCAGCCGCTGTTTGCCGTGATCGCGGAAACCCGCGACCAGGCCCGCCGCGCGGCCCATCTCGCTAAGGTTGAATACTGCGACCTGCCATTCGCTCTCGATGTCCGGGCCGCGCAGGCGGCGGGCGGGCAGCTGGTCACCGAGCCGCTCAAGCTGGAGCGGGGCGATGTGGCGGGCGGGTTGGAAAATTCGCCGCGCCGGGTCAAGGGCAGCATTGCCATTGGCGGGCAGGATCACTTCTATCTCGAAGGCCAGATCGCCATGGCGGTGCCGGGCGAGGATGAGGACGTGACCGTCTTTTCCTCCACCCAGCATCCCAGCGAAGTGCAGCTGATGGTGGCCCATGTGCTCAATATTCAGCAGCATGCGGTGACGGTGAATGTCCGCCGCATGGGTGGCGGCTTTGGGGGCAAGGAAACCCAGGGCAACCTCTTTGCGGCGGTCGCGGCCATTGCGGCCAAGAAGTGGAACCGCGCCTGCAAAATTCGGCCCGACCGCGACGACGACATGACCGCCACCGGCAAGCGGCACGATTTCGTGGTCGACTACGATGTCGGCTATGACGAGACGGGAAAAATCCAGGCGGTGGATGCCGTCTATGGCGCCCGCGCCGGGTTTTCCTCGGACCTTTCCGGCCCCGTCACCGACCGGGCCTTGTTTCATGCCGACAATGCCTATTGGTATCCCGCCGTGCGGGTGCGGTCCGAGCCGCTTTATACCAATACGGTGTCCAACACCGCCTTTCGCGGCTTCGGTGGCCCGCAGGGCATGATGGCGGCCGAGCGCTGGATCGAGGATATTGCCTATGATCTGGGCTGCGATCCGCTCGATATCCGCAAGGCCAATTTCTACGGCACCGACACCAATAATGTGACGCCCTACCACCAGGCGGTGGAGGACAATGTCATCCATCGCGTGGTGGAGGAACTGGAGCAATCCGCCGATTATCAGGCCCGCCGCAAGGCGATCCTGGCCTATAATGCGGGCAGCGCTGTTCTCAAAAAGGGCATTGCGCTGACCCCGGTCAAATTCGGTATTTCCTTCACCGCCACCTGGTACAATCAGGCCGGCGCGCTGGTGCATGTCTATAAGGATGGCTCGATCCATCTCAGCCATGGCGGCACCGAAATGGGGCAGGGGCTCTATATCAAGGTGGCGCAGGTTCTGGCCGATGCGTTCTGCGTCGGGCTCGATGCCATCAAGATTATGGCCACCTCGACCGGCAAAGTGCCCAATACATCGGCCACCGCCGCCTCCTCCGGTTCCGATCTCAACGGCATGGCGGCGTGGGATGCAGCGCGGCAGATCAAGGCGCGGCTCGTTACTCATGCGGCCAAGCTCTATCAATGCGATGAAGCGGCGGTGGAATGGGTTCCAGGTGGTATCCAGGCCGGCGAGCAATTCGTTGAATTTGGCGAGCTGATCGCCTCGGCCTATATGAACCGCGTGCAGCTTTCGGCTGCCGGCTTCTATCAGACGCCGAAAATCCACTGGGATCGGGCGACCGGGCGCGGGCATCCGTTCTATTATTTCGCCTATGGCGCTTCGGTGAGCGAGGTCACCGTGGATACGCTGACCGGCGAATATACCGTCGACCGCGTCGATATCCTCCACGATGTCGGCCGCTCGCTCAATCCGGCCATCGATATCGGCCAGGTCGAGGGTGGGTTTATCCAGGGCATGGGATGGCTCACCACCGAGGAACTGGTTTGGGACGACAAGGGGCAACTGCGCACCAAGGCGCCGTCGACCTACAAGATTCCGTTGGCGAGCGACGTGCCGCCGGTGTTCAACGTGCGGCTGGCCGAATGGTCGGTCAATAAGGAGCCCACTATTGGCCGCTCCAAGGCGGTGGGCGAACCGCCGCTGATGCTGGCGATGAGCGTGGTCGAGGCGCTGTCCATGGCGGTGGCGAGTGTGGCGGATTACCGGATCGCGCCGCGGCTGGATACGCCGGTGACGCCGGAACGGGTGTTGATGGGGTGTGAGCGGTTGAAGCGGGAGGCGCGGGGGTGA